The Spartobacteria bacterium genome window below encodes:
- a CDS encoding glycosyltransferase family 2 protein gives MCQNDDGTVGCELAIIMPIYNEGEVIASVITAWREMLDEMDIVYRIHAYDDGSKDNTRAVLQELASTDDHGLTVHTASNQGHGPTILKGYRDAKAEWIFQVDSDDELLPEDFAALWAQRSLADLVIGWRKNRKSPLVRRLISSVSRLSVHLCYGYAMRDVNIPYRLMRSSFFKPWFRKIPEKTFAPNVIISGIAAWQQARVVQLPVKCQARATGEVSIRRWKLFRVAVRSLWQTVLFRFIALS, from the coding sequence ATGTGCCAGAATGATGACGGGACGGTTGGATGTGAACTGGCAATTATTATGCCGATTTATAACGAGGGGGAAGTCATTGCGTCGGTCATCACGGCGTGGCGCGAGATGCTGGATGAAATGGATATTGTGTATAGGATACATGCTTATGATGACGGCTCCAAAGATAATACGCGGGCAGTTCTTCAGGAGCTGGCATCCACGGATGATCATGGACTGACGGTGCATACCGCCTCCAATCAGGGGCACGGGCCCACCATTCTTAAGGGCTACAGAGATGCAAAAGCGGAATGGATCTTTCAGGTCGATTCCGATGACGAGCTGCTGCCCGAAGATTTTGCGGCGCTGTGGGCCCAGCGATCGCTGGCCGATTTAGTGATCGGGTGGCGAAAAAATAGGAAAAGCCCTTTGGTACGTCGTTTGATTTCGTCGGTATCTCGTCTGAGTGTTCATCTATGTTACGGCTATGCTATGCGTGACGTGAATATTCCCTATCGTTTAATGCGCTCATCCTTTTTCAAACCATGGTTCAGGAAAATCCCGGAAAAGACCTTTGCGCCCAATGTGATTATTTCGGGCATCGCTGCCTGGCAGCAGGCCCGTGTTGTCCAGCTGCCGGTGAAGTGTCAGGCGAGGGCGACGGGAGAGGTATCCATTCGCCGCTGGAAACTGTTTCGTGTCGCCGTGCGTTCGCTCTGGCAGACCGTCCTGTTTCGGTTTATTGCGCTTTC
- a CDS encoding MCE family protein, which produces MRRSRMREISVEITVGAVMFMILLALGVFTIVLSKEKLFTKYYPLKVRFGTVSGLSNGDNVFYHGVKVGIISGMEIVDEGVVVTANLDTKLKLYRDYKIRIQSASVLGGHILDVSEGTPSDGEMNIENVVLKGEAPVSLIDDASDTFAMLKKAMNEGGILKNLEESMDNIRSASRDFKDITSQLSKGEGTLGKLLMSDELYTKVDKLMVNLDSISHDIASGEGTIGRLIKDDSLYTEIQTIVLDIRSITDGLKAGQGTLGKLLVDDSAYYEITAVASNLNVVVERLVAGEGTLGKLSKDDRLYNSIESLVEDARATMDDIRETSPIVSFSSIYFGAF; this is translated from the coding sequence ATGAGACGAAGTAGAATGAGAGAAATTAGCGTTGAAATCACCGTGGGTGCCGTCATGTTTATGATTTTACTGGCATTGGGCGTGTTCACTATTGTGCTGAGCAAAGAAAAACTGTTCACCAAATATTATCCGTTAAAGGTGCGTTTTGGAACCGTAAGCGGTTTATCCAACGGCGACAACGTATTCTATCACGGTGTGAAGGTCGGCATTATCAGCGGCATGGAAATCGTGGATGAAGGGGTCGTTGTTACCGCGAATCTTGATACGAAGCTAAAGCTGTACAGGGACTACAAAATCCGGATTCAGTCGGCGTCGGTATTGGGGGGTCATATATTGGATGTTTCCGAGGGTACACCCAGTGATGGCGAGATGAATATCGAAAACGTGGTGCTCAAGGGCGAAGCACCTGTGAGTTTGATCGATGATGCATCGGATACATTTGCTATGCTGAAAAAAGCCATGAATGAGGGCGGCATTCTTAAGAATCTGGAAGAGTCCATGGATAACATTCGTTCGGCATCCCGCGATTTTAAAGACATTACCAGTCAGTTGTCCAAAGGCGAGGGGACGCTGGGTAAATTGCTGATGAGCGATGAGTTGTATACTAAAGTGGATAAGCTCATGGTCAATCTGGACAGCATCAGTCATGACATTGCCTCGGGTGAGGGAACCATTGGCAGGCTCATTAAAGATGATTCTTTGTACACGGAAATTCAGACCATTGTTCTAGATATTCGATCGATTACCGACGGACTGAAAGCCGGACAGGGAACGCTGGGAAAACTCTTGGTGGATGACAGTGCCTATTATGAAATTACCGCCGTGGCCAGTAATCTGAACGTGGTGGTGGAACGTCTGGTTGCAGGCGAGGGAACCCTTGGAAAACTGTCCAAGGATGATCGACTGTACAACTCCATTGAATCGCTGGTGGAAGATGCCCGGGCGACCATGGATGACATTCGCGAGACATCACCCATTGTTTCCTTTTCCAGCATTTACTTCGGTGCTTTTTAG
- a CDS encoding ATP-binding cassette domain-containing protein encodes MIRFENVTKHFGTKKVLDDLSFTIHKGETFVVIGRSGTGKSVTIKHMIRLLTPDAGKVWIGDQCVSEAAGADLSAIRSRFGVLFQSSALLQWLTAGDNVGLPLRQRTKMPQAEIDTLAQEKLEMVGLSDVFMKHPSDLSGGMQKRVGLARAIIMNPEIILYDEPTSGLDPVTSRMIDELINSMRIKLGLTSVVVTHDLISALGIATRIGLLANGRMVEISPPDDFVKSNVKEVRDFLEANNM; translated from the coding sequence ATGATACGATTTGAAAATGTAACGAAACATTTCGGCACAAAGAAGGTGCTGGATGACTTGTCCTTTACCATTCACAAGGGGGAGACCTTTGTCGTGATTGGACGATCGGGCACGGGAAAAAGTGTCACGATCAAACACATGATCCGCCTGCTGACGCCGGATGCGGGAAAAGTGTGGATTGGTGACCAATGCGTCAGCGAGGCGGCAGGGGCCGATTTATCCGCCATTCGTTCCCGCTTTGGTGTGCTTTTTCAGAGCTCCGCATTACTGCAGTGGCTGACCGCAGGGGACAATGTGGGGTTACCCCTGCGTCAACGTACAAAAATGCCTCAGGCGGAAATCGATACACTGGCGCAGGAAAAACTGGAGATGGTAGGGCTGAGTGACGTGTTTATGAAGCATCCCTCGGATTTATCTGGCGGGATGCAGAAACGCGTCGGGCTCGCTCGTGCCATTATCATGAATCCTGAAATAATTCTATACGACGAACCGACGTCGGGGCTGGATCCGGTGACCTCCCGAATGATTGATGAGCTCATAAACAGTATGCGGATCAAGCTTGGTCTTACCAGTGTGGTGGTGACCCATGATCTGATTAGTGCGCTGGGCATTGCCACGCGCATTGGATTGCTTGCGAACGGACGTATGGTAGAGATTTCCCCGCCGGACGATTTTGTGAAATCGAATGTAAAAGAAGTACGCGATTTTTTAGAAGCGAATAATATGTGA
- a CDS encoding ABC transporter permease yields the protein MGRSVLLNCREVGRALIMIMNAFLQCRFIFSRRNRFDVFYQLYFTGVKSLGVMTVVATFTGMILALQTGLELRRFGQEVQIGTAVAISITREMGPFMTALIVAASVGSSIAAALGTMVVSEEVAALEIMSISPIRFLVMPRLVALIIMMPLLTVYTDILGILGGSVVGFTQLDVSVQAYFDNAMQYAANKDLYVGLFKAFLFGIIITMVACHQGFNTKDGAVGVGRATRNTVVISFLTILIVGYMVTRLFYT from the coding sequence ATGGGACGTTCTGTACTGCTCAACTGCCGCGAGGTGGGACGGGCACTGATTATGATCATGAACGCCTTCTTGCAGTGTCGGTTTATATTTTCCAGAAGGAACCGTTTCGACGTTTTCTATCAGCTCTACTTCACAGGAGTAAAGAGCCTGGGCGTTATGACGGTGGTCGCCACATTCACCGGAATGATTCTTGCCCTGCAGACGGGACTGGAACTGCGCCGGTTTGGACAGGAGGTTCAGATTGGAACAGCGGTGGCTATTTCTATCACGCGTGAAATGGGACCTTTTATGACGGCGCTGATTGTGGCGGCCAGTGTCGGTTCGTCCATTGCGGCGGCACTGGGTACCATGGTGGTCTCAGAGGAAGTGGCTGCACTGGAAATCATGTCCATCAGTCCCATTCGTTTTCTGGTGATGCCGCGATTGGTGGCACTGATTATCATGATGCCGCTGTTGACGGTGTACACTGATATTCTGGGTATTCTGGGAGGATCGGTGGTGGGCTTCACCCAGCTCGATGTGTCGGTTCAGGCCTATTTTGACAATGCGATGCAATATGCGGCCAACAAAGATCTATATGTCGGTCTTTTTAAGGCCTTTTTGTTTGGGATTATCATTACGATGGTTGCTTGTCATCAGGGATTTAATACAAAAGACGGTGCTGTGGGAGTGGGGCGTGCCACGCGGAATACCGTGGTCATTTCATTCCTCACTATTCTGATTGTTGGTTATATGGTAACGCGGTTGTTCTACACATGA